One genomic region from Eremothecium gossypii ATCC 10895 chromosome I, complete sequence encodes:
- a CDS encoding 60S ribosomal protein uL4 (Syntenic homolog of Saccharomyces cerevisiae YBR031W (RPL4A) and YDR012W (RPL4B)), translating to MPDRGHRLVDSSISSFGSFLHHHHEQVMSRPQVTVHALTGESSSAALPLPAVFSAPIRPDIVHSVFTSVNKNKRQAYAVSEKAGHQTSAESWGTGRAVARIPRVGGGGTHRSGQAAFGNMCRGGRMFAPTKTWRKWNVKVNHNEKRYATASAIAASAVASLVLARGHRVEKIPEIPLVVSSDLESIKKTKEAVAALKAVGAHSDVVKVLKSKKLRAGKGKYRNRRFTQRRGPLVVYAEDNGIVNAFRNIPGVETANVASLGLLQLAPGAHLGRFVIWTESAFAKLDQIWGSESVASAKSGYSLPSNIISTSDVTRIINSSEIQSVVRPAGQATQKRSHVQKKNPLKNKQVLLRLNPYAKVFSAEKLGSKKAEEAKKIQPSQTFLETLKHD from the coding sequence ATGCCAGATAGAGGGCATCGACTTGTGGATAGTTCCATTAGTTCATTTGGATCCTTCTTACACCATCATCACGAACAAGTAATGTCTCGTCCACAAGTTACCGTCCACGCTTTGACCGGTGAGTCCAGCTCTGCTGCTCTACCTCTACCAGCAGTCTTCTCTGCTCCAATCCGTCCAGACATTGTTCACTCTGTCTTCACCTCTGTGAACAAGAACAAGAGACAGGCTTACGCCGTCTCCGAGAAGGCTGGTCACCAGACTTCCGCCGAGTCCTGGGGTACCGGTCGTGCTGTCGCCCGTATTCCACGTGTCGGCGGTGGTGGTACTCACAGATCTGGCCAGGCTGCTTTCGGTAACATGTGTCGTGGTGGTCGTATGTTCGCTCCAACCAAGACGTGGAGAAAGTGGAACGTCAAGGTCAACCACAACGAGAAGCGTTACGCCACTGCTTCCGCTATCGCTGCCTCTGCCGTTGCTTCTCTAGTTTTGGCTAGAGGTCACAGAGTCGAGAAGATCCCAGAGATTCCTTTGGTTGTCTCTTCCGACCTAGAGTCCATCAAGAAGACCAAGGAGGCTGTCGCTGCTCTAAAGGCTGTCGGTGCTCACTCTGACGTTGTCAAGGTCTTGAAGTCCAAGAAGTTGAGAGCTGGTAAGGGTAAGTACAGAAACAGAAGATTCACCCAGAGAAGAGGCCCATTGGTCGTCTACGCTGAGGACAACGGTATCGTCAACGCTTTCAGAAACATCCCAGGTGTTGAGACCGCTAACGTCGCTTCCTTGGGCTTGTTGCAGTTGGCTCCAGGTGCTCACTTGGGTAGATTCGTCATCTGGACTGAGTCTGCTTTTGCTAAGTTGGACCAAATCTGGGGCTCCGAGTCTGTTGCCTCCGCTAAGTCTGGCTACTCTCTACCAAGCAACATCATCTCCACCTCCGATGTTACCAGAATCATCAACTCTTCTGAGATCCAGTCCGTCGTCAGACCAGCTGGCCAGGCTACTCAAAAGAGAAGCCACGTCCAGAAGAAGAACCCATTGAAGAACAAGCAGGTTCTATTGAGATTGAACCCATACGCTAAGGTCTTCTCTGCTGAGAAGTTGGGTTCCAAGAAGGCTGAGGAGGCCAAGAAGATCCAGCCATCTCAGACCTTCCTAGAGACCTTGAAGCACGACTAA
- a CDS encoding AAR192Cp (Non-syntenic homolog of Saccharomyces cerevisiae YKL217W (JEN1)), which yields MGKVGYYLKTRVTELFPEKRPSWEEFKYTMNPANVLSNVKLKTWLFIASAFLALTVEATDFFLVSLNVVKIAEDLHVREDKVTWGITVALMTRTIGAIVYGYVGDRFGQRTSFLINIGMISVLQLVTGFATSFPYFLACRAYFGVELGGCFGTATTQCLDDLPKSAHSWVTGGFQQAYAFGFLLATVLTRALADTTAPGWRSCFWFLSGVSFLSFVFRACLGQTEAFKERQRIKEEGRKRNEKVSTLSQILRSLKKEWYIAIYMVCLMAGYNFFSHASQDLFPTMLLKQLGYSSNQSTLTNIMANVGALLGGLLLSRFSSVSSRRFIILMCVFSAAILVYPWGFVQGSGMTAYAFLLQFFVQGAWGLVPYHLHSLAPDSQTKAFFVGVAYQMGNLISSPSSTMESSIARKFPIGHDANGKTIYDYGRVMAYFVWGSTALMFIFVFLGPEFNPNRAHEFIDDIESVDEQVHEVVEDKVEASPSIQSQTSSLSVSKRIHHTV from the coding sequence ATGGGCAAAGTTGGGTACTACTTGAAAACCCGGGTCACGGAACTGTTCCCGGAAAAGAGACCTTCGTGGGAGGAGTTCAAGTACACAATGAATCCGGCCAATGTGCTAAGTAATGTGAAGCTGAAAACATGGCTCTTCATCGCAAGTGCTTTCTTGGCCCTGACAGTCGAGGCGACTGACTTCTTTCTGGTGTCACTGAATGTTGTGAAAATAGCTGAGGATTTACATGTTCGGGAAGATAAGGTTACTTGGGGAATTACGGTCGCGTTGATGACGCGAACCATCGGTGCCATTGTCTACGGCTACGTCGGAGATCGGTTTGGACAGCGGACTTCATTTTTGATCAACATCGGAATGATATCTGTGCTACAACTTGTGACAGGGTTTGCGACTAGCTTTCCGTATTTCCTTGCATGCAGGGCTTATTTCGGTGTCGAACTGGGTGGGTGCTTCGGGACTGCCACAACCCAATGTCTGGATGACCTCCCTAAGAGCGCTCACAGTTGGGTAACGGGGGGCTTTCAGCAAGCTTATGCCTTTGGGTTTTTGCTAGCGACCGTCCTAACACGTGCCCTTGCAGACACAACTGCTCCTGGCTGGCGTAGCTGTTTCTGGTTTTTGTCTGGCGTCAGTTTCCTATCTTTCGTGTTCAGAGCGTGCCTGGGACAGACTGAGGCATTCAAAGAGCGCCAGAGGATCAAGGAGGAGGGGAGGAAACGCAACGAGAAGGTCAGCACATTGTCACAGATCTTACGGTCCCTCAAGAAAGAATGGTACATTGCCATCTACATGGTCTGCCTCATGGCTGGATACAACTTTTTCTCACATGCCTCCCAAGACCTTTTCCCAACCATGCTGCTGAAACAGCTGGGCTACTCGTCTAATCAATCAACGCTCACCAATATCATGGCAAATGTCGGCGCTCTTTTAGGAGGATTGTTACTATCTCGCTTTTCCAGTGTGAGCTCTCGGCGGTTTATTATTCTCATGTGTGTCTTTTCTGCGGCAATTCTCGTCTACCCTTGGGGGTTTGTGCAAGGCAGTGGAATGACGGCGTATGCTTTTCTCCTTCAGTTCTTTGTGCAGGGCGCCTGGGGTCTCGTGCCCTACCATCTGCACTCGCTTGCCCCAGATTCTCAGACGAAAGCATTTTTTGTCGGAGTTGCATACCAGATGGGTAACCTGATTTCCAGTCCCTCCTCAACTATGGAGAGCTCCATCGCTCGGAAGTTTCCAATTGGGCATGATGCCAATGGCAAGACCATATATGACTATGGGCGGGTTATGGCCTATTTTGTGTGGGGTTCTACCGCTCTCATGTTTATATTTGTTTTCCTAGGCCCTGAATTTAATCCGAACAGAGCTCACGAGTTCATTGACGATATTGAATCTGTGGACGAACAGGTGCATGAAGTTGTTGAAGATAAGGTCGAGGCCTCGCCATCCATTCAAAGCCAGACCAGTAGCCTGAGTGTTTCCAAGAGGATACACCACACCGTATGA